From a single Mycosarcoma maydis chromosome 2, whole genome shotgun sequence genomic region:
- a CDS encoding uncharacterized protein (related to RIX7 - AAA-type ATPase required for biogenesis and nuclear export of 60S ribosomal subunits), translated as MNRSITGAWANQRNRISLNSPLPPSPSAASPASNIPVPPPPGSAAAAALARQQQAQAQQNGEGATTSNDPVDVKAAGATGFTPRPRQHSPDPALVASTSSPVKRKSRSSRIDGSGAVGSSTGSSSSKRPKGLISKLMNAAEKYTPPATRLADLGGISHAIEKILELIAMPLCHPEIYAHTGVKPPRGVLLHGPPGCGKTMLAGAVAGELGVPFLSISAPSVVSGTSGESEKTIRDTFDEAASIAPCILFIDEIDAITPKRETAQREMERRIVAQLLTSLDDLSWEKTDGKPVMIIGATNRPDSLDPALRRAGRFDHEIAMGVPDEDGREQILRVLAQKLRLAGDFDFRALAKSTPGYVGADLTALTSAAGIIAVKRIFQQLSESDSLPSSLSAARISQAIGLNTSDGQQDAAASGEADVEMGDSGDSNFPPASASQAASDAVQDIPDSEIVVRSTAIDTPGSSKGAVTPATADEDGTLTSVPTVAASSNVRPSATFFDALPEHIRDSSIASFLKNHPSPLTEAQLAPLAITNADFLVALPSVQPSSKREGFATVPDVSWADVGALHSTRDELSMAIVEPIKRPELFRSVGVSASSGVLLWGPPGCGKTLLAKAVANESRANFISVKGPELLNKYVGESEKAVRQVFARARTSSPCVIFFDELDALVPRRDDSLSESSSRVVNTLLTELDGLESRVQTYVIAATNRPDMIDPAMCRPGRLDKLLYVDLPKPDERYEILKTITSKTPLSDEVNLQTIACDDKLEGFSGADLAALVREAAVLALRETILFHNSQPGTVASQAKKSNKGEHERVKVTVMHSHFVAALSKIQPSVSAQQRRKYLSLRMKLQGSVPIDAASGGNGRRARFDADADDPNTATPAA; from the exons ATGAACCGCTCCATCACAGGCGCTTGGGCCAATCAGCGCAACAGGATATCCTTGAACAGCCCGCTTCCTCCTTCGCCATCCGCCGCTTCGCCTGCTTCCAATATACCCGTCCCACCTCCTCCTGGATCtgcagccgctgccgcGCTAGCtagacagcagcaagcacaagctcaacaaAATGGCGAAGgtgcgacgacgagcaacgaTCCCGTAGACGTcaaagcagcaggagcgaCAGGCTTCACGCCCAGGCCGCGGCAGCATTCTCCTGATCCTGCCTTGGTAGCATCCACGTCCTCACCTGTCAAGCGCAAATCGCGCTCTTCGCGCATCGATGGTAGTGGTGCTGTCGGTTCCTCTACGGggtcgtcatcctcgaaACGGCCCAAAGGTCTCATCTCCAAGCTAATGAACGCTGCCGAAAAGTATACCCCTCCTGCGACCCGTCTCGCTGATCTCGGCGGCATCTCACATGCTATCGAAAAGATTTTGGAACTTATTGCAATGCCTCTGTGTCATCCAGAGATCTACGCTCACACTGGCGTCAAGCCACCTCGAGGTGTTCTGCTGCATGGTCCACCTGGATGTGGTAAGACCATGCTGGCTGGCGCGGTCGCAGGCGAGCTCGGCGTGCCCTTTCTTTCGATCTCGGCTCCCTCAGTCGTTTCTGGCACATCGGGAGAGTCGGAAAAGACCATCCGAGACACGTTTGATGAGGCTGCTTCGATTGCTCCATGCATCCTCTTtatcgacgagatcgatgccATCACGCCGAAACGAGAGACAGCACAGCGAGAGATGGAACGACGTATCGTTGCCCAGCTTCTCACTTCTCTCGATGACCTCAGCTGGGAGAAGACCGATGGAAAGCCAGTTATGATTATTGGCGCCACCAACCGACCGGATAGCCTCGACCCGGCTCTCAGGCGAGCTGGTCGATTCGATCACGAGATCGCCATGGGTGTTCCCGATGAGGATGGACGCGAACA GATCCTGCGTGTACTCGCACAAAAGCTTCGTCTCGCTGGCGACTTTGATTTTCGCGCGTTAGCCAAATCTACACCAGGATACGTCGGTGCCGATCTCACTGCTTTGACATCAGCAGCGGGCATTATCGCGGTGAAGCGCATCTTTCAGCAGCTCAGCGAATCCGACTCGCTGCCCTCGAGCCTATCTGCGGCACGCATCTCGCAGGCTATCGGCTTGAACACCAGCGACGGCCAACAAGATGCTGCGGCGTCAGGCGAAGCCGATGTTGAGATGGGTGACTCCGGCGACTCCAATTTTCCGCCTGCTAGTGCCAGCCAGGCCGCCTCCGATGCTGTCCAGGACATTCCAGACTCAGAAATCGTCGTGCGCTCGACTGCCATCGATACTCCGGGTTCTTCCAAGGGCGCTGTTACTCCTGCCACTGCTGATGAAGACGGCACACTAACATCAGTGCCAACAGTAGCTGCGTCTTCCAACGTCCGCCCATCCGCCACTTTCTTCGATGCACTTCCCGAGcacattcgcgattcatCTATTGCTTCCTTCCTCAAGAATCATCCATCGCCTCTCACAGAGGCGCAGCTGGCGCCGCTCGCAATCACCAACGCCGACTTCCTGGTGGCTCTTCCGTCTGTTCAGCCCTCGTCTAAAAGAGAAGGCTTTGCCACGGTGCCAGACGTATCGTGGGCGGACGTGGGAGCTCTGCATTCGACGCGCGATGAGCTTTCTATGGCGATCGTCGAGCCAATCAAGCGACCCGAGCTTTTCCGCTCCGTTGGTGTCTCTGCCTCCTCCGGCGTGCTTCTCTGGGGTCCACCCGGGTGCGGTAAGACGCTTCTCGCCAAAGCGGTTGCCAACGAGTCTCGTGCCAACTTTATCTCCGTCAAGGGACCTGAGTTGCTCAACAAGTACGTCGGTGAATCCGAGAAAGCGGTACGTCAAGTGTTTGCGCGTGCACGAACCTCCTCGCCGTGTGTGATCTTcttcgatgagctcgacgctctcgtACCACGGAGGGACGATTCTCTGTCCGAAAGTTCAAGCAGAGTAGTCAACACGCTACTCACGGAGCTCGATGGCCTGGAGTCGCGCGTTCAGACATACGTCATCGCCGCCACGAATCGGCCGGACATGATCGATCCCGCCATGTGCCGTCCCGGGCGTCTGGACAAGCTGCTGTATGTCGACTTGCCTAAGCCTGATGAGCGCTACGAGATTCTCAAGACCATCACCAGCAAGACGCCGCTGAGCGACGAGGTGAACCTGCAGACGATTGCGTGCGACGACAAGCTAGAGGGATTCTCTGGAGCCGATTTGGCTGCACTGGTTCGCGAAGCGGCTGTGTTGGCGCTTCGCGAGACAATTCTGTTCCATAATTCTCAGCCTGGTACGGTGGCATCTcaggccaagaagagcaacaagGGCGAGCATGAGCGTGTCAAGGTCACGGTCATGCATTCGCACTTTGTGGCAGCGCTATCCAAGATTCAGCCCTCGGTatctgctcagcagcgacgaaAGTATCTGTCGTTGAGAATGAAACTGCAAGGATCCGTGCCGATCGACGCAGCCTCGGGCGGCAACGGTCGCCGCGCTCGGTTCGACGCTGATGCCGATGATCCCAACACTGCTacgcctgctgcttga